CGATGCAGCCGCGCGATTGTTTCAAATGCTTCAGGGCAAACCGCGTCGCCAGAAAGACGCTGCGGCAGTTGGTTGCAAAGACATCCTCATAAAACTCCGGCGTCATCTCTTCGATGGAGCAGCGGGCCAGCATCGTGCCGGCATTGTTAATCAGAATATCCAGTCCCCCGGCCGCAGAAACAAAATCGCTCACCAGCCGCTGGACCTGCTTTTCATCCCGCATATCCGCGCAGAACAGACAGCCGTCGGAAACAGCTTTCACCTGCCGGAGCGTCTCCTCACCGCCGGAACGGGTCTGAAAATAGTGAACACCGACAAAACAACCCTGACGGGCAAAGGCCGCCGCGGCGGCCTGTCCGATGCCGCTGCTGGACCCTGTCACCAAAACGCGCTTGCCTCGCAGGTCTTCGTAAACAGCCATACCCTTCCCCGGCGGTGCGTTCCGTTTCGCCATCAATGAGCGACCGGCTGGCCCAGAAACTCCTTCAGTTCCGCCAGTTTCTCCTCGAGCAGTTCGGACGTCTTGGCTTCGACATTGAGCCGCAGCAGCGGCTCCGTATTGCTCGGGCGGACGTTGAACCACCAGTCTTTAAACTGCACGGTGATGCCGTCGAGGTCATCAACCTGTCCCTGGCTGTATTTGCGGGCCAGCTCCTTCATCACGGCTTCTTTGTTTTCCACCTCAAAGTTCATCTCACCGCTGGAGGCATACCGGCGAAGCGGGGCAATCAGTTCGCTCATCGACTTGGTGGTGGTGCCGAGAATATTGAGCAGGTGCACCAGGGTAATCATTCCGGAGTCGGCATAGAAATTGTCGCGGTAATAGAAATGGCCGCTCAGTTCGCCGCCGAAGCAGGCGTGGCTGTCGCGGAGGGTCTTCTTCATAAAGGCATGGCCGACCCGTTCGCGCCGCGGTGTGCCGCCGTGT
This genomic stretch from Anaerohalosphaeraceae bacterium harbors:
- a CDS encoding glucose 1-dehydrogenase; this translates as MAVYEDLRGKRVLVTGSSSGIGQAAAAAFARQGCFVGVHYFQTRSGGEETLRQVKAVSDGCLFCADMRDEKQVQRLVSDFVSAAGGLDILINNAGTMLARCSIEEMTPEFYEDVFATNCRSVFLATRFALKHLKQSRGCIVNVGSVAGHHGGGGGSGIYAAAKSAVHMMTIAMAREFAPYGIRVNTVVPGLIETRFHERFSTPERRQKVAQETPLGRNGTAEDVAKVMLFLASREADFITGEYIAVNGGLYMRA